In a single window of the Prochlorococcus marinus str. AS9601 genome:
- the dnaN gene encoding DNA polymerase III subunit beta encodes MEIICNQNELNNAIQLVSKAVASRPTHPILANILLTADEGTNKISVTGFDLNLGIQTSFDGTVKNSGAITIPSKLLSEIVNKLPNETPVSLEVDENSDNILIKSDRGSFNLKGIPSDEYPNLPFVESGTSLNIEPSSFLKALKSTIFASSNDDSKQLLTGVNFTFKPNYLESASTDGHRLAVALIGKEEQIENKENLSSNVDDLSVTIPTRSLREIEKLVSLRSSENSIKLFYDKGQVVFISSNQIITTRTLEGTYPNYSQLIPDSFSKIINFNTKKLIDSLERIAVLADQQSSVVKIKLDDTDLASISADAQDIGNANESIPVSYSGENFDIAFNVRYLLEGLKVIASENVLLKCNIATTPAVFVPEDNLNSFTYLVMPVQVRS; translated from the coding sequence ATGGAAATTATTTGTAATCAAAATGAATTAAATAATGCTATACAACTAGTAAGCAAGGCAGTTGCTTCAAGGCCAACGCATCCAATTCTTGCAAACATACTTTTAACAGCTGACGAAGGAACTAATAAAATTAGTGTCACAGGATTTGACTTAAATTTAGGAATTCAAACTTCTTTTGATGGAACTGTCAAAAATAGTGGAGCTATCACTATACCCTCAAAACTTTTATCAGAAATAGTAAACAAACTACCTAATGAAACTCCTGTTTCTCTAGAAGTAGACGAAAATTCAGATAATATTCTAATAAAAAGTGATAGAGGTTCTTTTAATCTAAAAGGGATACCCTCTGATGAATATCCTAATTTGCCATTTGTTGAAAGCGGTACTTCTTTGAATATTGAGCCTAGTTCTTTTTTAAAGGCTTTAAAATCTACCATTTTTGCCAGTAGTAATGATGATTCAAAGCAACTACTCACAGGTGTCAATTTTACTTTCAAACCAAATTATTTAGAGTCTGCTTCTACAGATGGCCATAGATTGGCTGTTGCCTTAATTGGTAAGGAAGAACAAATTGAAAATAAAGAAAACTTATCTTCAAATGTTGATGATTTATCGGTAACTATCCCAACTAGATCATTAAGAGAAATTGAAAAACTAGTATCTTTGAGAAGCTCAGAAAATTCAATTAAGCTTTTCTATGACAAAGGTCAAGTAGTATTTATATCTTCTAATCAAATAATTACTACGAGAACTTTAGAAGGTACTTATCCTAATTATTCACAATTAATTCCTGATTCTTTTTCTAAAATTATAAATTTTAATACAAAAAAATTAATTGATTCATTAGAAAGAATTGCTGTTTTGGCAGATCAGCAAAGTAGTGTTGTAAAGATTAAATTAGATGATACAGATTTAGCTTCAATCAGCGCAGATGCTCAAGATATTGGAAATGCAAATGAATCAATACCTGTTTCTTATTCAGGAGAAAATTTTGATATTGCATTTAATGTAAGATATTTGTTAGAAGGTTTAAAAGTTATTGCCTCTGAAAATGTACTTTTAAAGTGTAATATTGCAACTACTCCAGCTGTTTTTGTACCAGAAGATAATCTCAATTCTTTTACGTATCTAGTTATGCCAGTGCAGGTTCGTTCTTAA
- a CDS encoding PRC-barrel domain-containing protein, translated as MKLPKEILLSELLNYIVKGNMVLNYGNGENVWMHPPVHRILGWYSRPSNFDLKRNVWRLNQITQIIDNEIYVKGDPAISDLATLNRFPTLIEANLININGSKIGVIADFLFEMKTGNIKYYLVSRSNPKIPGSSRWKLTIDNINDQQPGLVFCKSNSLDDLSLIKSSIKNEFMQKGKKIFDRFDDMKNIASNRLEEWLEEDEDISENLDFKQKSFYNNDRTSREFSEKKEDDPWI; from the coding sequence TTGAAATTACCTAAAGAAATTTTATTAAGTGAATTATTAAATTATATTGTTAAGGGCAATATGGTCCTTAATTATGGAAATGGTGAAAATGTTTGGATGCATCCTCCAGTTCATCGAATTTTAGGATGGTACTCTCGTCCTTCAAATTTTGATTTAAAAAGAAATGTTTGGCGATTAAATCAAATTACTCAAATAATAGATAATGAAATTTATGTCAAAGGTGATCCAGCTATTTCGGATTTAGCAACTTTAAATAGGTTCCCAACTTTAATAGAAGCTAATCTTATAAATATAAATGGATCAAAAATAGGAGTCATTGCAGATTTTCTATTTGAAATGAAAACGGGAAACATTAAGTATTACTTAGTTTCTAGATCTAACCCTAAGATTCCAGGTTCTAGTAGATGGAAATTAACTATTGATAATATCAATGATCAACAACCGGGATTGGTATTTTGTAAAAGCAATTCGTTAGATGATTTATCTTTAATAAAATCAAGTATTAAAAATGAATTTATGCAAAAAGGGAAAAAAATTTTTGATAGATTTGATGATATGAAAAATATTGCTTCTAATAGATTAGAGGAATGGCTTGAAGAAGATGAAGATATAAGCGAAAATTTAGATTTTAAACAAAAAAGTTTTTATAATAACGACAGAACCTCTAGAGAGTTTAGTGAAAAAAAAGAAGATGACCCTTGGATATAA
- the purL gene encoding phosphoribosylformylglycinamidine synthase subunit PurL: MINHENNDLFDLNEALKVENLTLNDYEEICKRLKRKPNRTELGMFGVMWSEHCCYRNSKPLLSKFPTKGKNVLVGPGENAGVIDVGNNQKLVFKIESHNHPSAIEPFQGAATGVGGILRDIFTMGARPIAVLNSLRFGNLDKSSNVDLLRGVVSGIAHYGNCVGVPTVGGEIDFDDSYSGNPLVNVMALGLLETEEIVCSGAKNVGSPVLYVGNTTGRDGVGGASFASSELTTTSLDDRPAVQVGDPFIEKSLIEACLDAFKTGDVIAAQDMGAAGLTCSSAEMAANGNLGISIDLDLVPSREDDMSSYQYLLSESQERMLFVVKEEKISDLIEKFNKWGLYASVIGEVIGTNEVIISHKGNIVAQIPTSALSDDTPVNFHNVINNPPDDLLNKWEWKENDLPEINEQKIFSLKENKKFSFSEIILKLLSNPSIASKRWIYKQYDSQVQANTVFTPGKSDAAVVRLREQNKKSKNKVFSGVAASVDCNSRWVALDPFRGSIAAVAESARNVSCVGAEPVAITNNLNFSSPENEIGYWQLSSSCNGIAEACKALETPVTGGNVSLYNESKNKDNLITPINPTPVIGMVGKIDNVEKAISSEWKNIEDQIWLIGSYKSDTTTAASSYLEYFHGEITGRPPKIDLSDEKFCQSFLRNAILNSLVVSSHDISDGGLAIALAESCILSARGATIELEKDLNRVDNLLFAEGGSRIIFSISKMKQNEWFNYLKQNQINFPSSVYVKKIGYVSSDTLKIKINEKNICNIRVEELTEKFNNSISDYF, from the coding sequence ATGATAAATCATGAAAATAATGATCTATTTGATCTTAATGAAGCATTAAAAGTTGAAAATTTAACACTTAATGATTACGAAGAAATTTGCAAAAGATTAAAGAGAAAACCTAATAGAACGGAATTAGGCATGTTTGGCGTTATGTGGTCTGAACATTGTTGTTATAGAAATTCAAAACCTTTACTATCTAAGTTTCCTACTAAAGGTAAAAATGTTTTAGTTGGACCTGGAGAAAATGCTGGCGTTATTGATGTTGGAAATAATCAAAAACTTGTTTTTAAAATAGAAAGTCATAATCATCCATCTGCTATTGAACCTTTTCAAGGCGCAGCAACAGGTGTAGGAGGAATTTTAAGAGATATATTTACAATGGGTGCAAGGCCAATAGCAGTGTTGAATTCATTGAGATTTGGTAACCTTGATAAATCATCAAATGTTGATTTACTACGAGGAGTTGTATCGGGTATTGCACATTATGGAAATTGTGTAGGGGTGCCTACTGTTGGAGGTGAAATTGACTTCGATGATAGTTACTCTGGAAATCCTCTAGTGAATGTCATGGCTTTAGGACTTTTAGAGACCGAGGAAATCGTTTGTTCTGGAGCTAAAAATGTAGGATCACCAGTATTATATGTTGGTAATACAACTGGCAGAGACGGTGTTGGAGGTGCTAGTTTTGCTAGTTCAGAATTAACTACAACTTCATTGGATGATCGACCTGCAGTTCAGGTAGGTGATCCATTTATTGAGAAAAGTCTTATTGAAGCTTGTTTGGATGCTTTCAAGACAGGGGATGTAATTGCAGCTCAAGATATGGGTGCTGCAGGTTTAACATGCAGTAGCGCAGAAATGGCCGCAAATGGAAATTTAGGGATATCTATTGATTTAGATTTGGTCCCTTCTAGAGAAGATGATATGTCTTCATATCAATATTTATTATCTGAATCGCAAGAAAGAATGTTGTTTGTGGTTAAGGAAGAAAAAATTAGTGATCTTATTGAAAAATTTAATAAATGGGGATTATATGCCAGTGTTATTGGTGAAGTTATAGGAACTAATGAGGTAATTATTTCTCATAAAGGTAATATTGTGGCCCAAATACCTACTTCTGCCTTATCTGATGATACTCCTGTAAATTTTCACAATGTGATTAATAATCCACCCGACGATCTTTTAAATAAATGGGAATGGAAAGAAAATGATTTACCAGAAATTAACGAGCAAAAAATATTTTCATTGAAGGAAAATAAAAAATTTTCTTTTTCAGAAATCATTTTAAAGCTACTCTCTAATCCATCAATAGCTTCTAAAAGATGGATTTATAAACAATATGACTCTCAAGTACAAGCAAATACAGTATTTACACCTGGAAAATCAGATGCAGCTGTAGTAAGACTAAGGGAACAAAATAAAAAAAGTAAAAATAAAGTATTTTCTGGTGTTGCTGCTTCAGTTGATTGTAATAGTAGATGGGTTGCGCTTGATCCTTTTAGAGGATCTATCGCTGCTGTAGCAGAATCAGCTAGAAATGTTAGTTGTGTTGGTGCTGAACCAGTAGCAATTACAAATAATTTAAATTTTTCTTCTCCTGAGAATGAAATAGGATATTGGCAACTCTCATCTTCATGTAATGGAATTGCTGAAGCCTGTAAAGCTTTAGAAACTCCTGTTACAGGAGGTAATGTATCTTTATATAATGAATCAAAAAATAAAGATAATCTAATTACTCCTATTAATCCTACTCCTGTTATTGGAATGGTTGGAAAGATAGATAATGTCGAAAAAGCTATAAGTAGTGAATGGAAAAATATTGAAGATCAAATCTGGTTAATTGGTTCTTATAAATCAGATACGACAACTGCAGCTAGTTCTTATTTGGAATATTTTCATGGAGAAATTACAGGTCGGCCTCCAAAAATAGATTTGTCGGATGAAAAGTTTTGTCAGAGTTTTTTAAGAAATGCGATTTTAAACAGTCTTGTAGTTTCTTCTCACGATATAAGTGACGGAGGTTTAGCTATAGCTTTAGCAGAGTCTTGTATTTTGTCCGCAAGGGGTGCAACTATAGAATTAGAGAAAGATTTAAATAGAGTTGATAATTTATTATTTGCCGAAGGGGGGTCAAGAATTATTTTTTCAATTAGTAAAATGAAACAAAATGAATGGTTTAATTATTTAAAACAAAATCAAATAAATTTTCCATCAAGTGTTTATGTAAAAAAAATAGGATACGTATCTAGTGATACGCTGAAGATAAAAATCAACGAAAAAAATATTTGCAATATTAGGGTTGAGGAATTAACCGAAAAATTTAATAATAGTATTTCAGATTACTTTTAA
- the purF gene encoding amidophosphoribosyltransferase: MCGIVGIVSSNDVNQQIYDSLLLLQHRGQDSTGIATMENTVFHIHKVKGQVNTAYRTRDMRNLIGKIGLGHVRYATKGSAESVEEAQPFYVNAPYGIVLIHNGNLTNTRDLEKQLFNVDKRHTNSSSDTEMLLNVFATELQEQIHNQELEPDIIFSAVKSLHKRIQGSYASIALISGHGLLAFRDPFGIRPLVIGKRLSLTTKKEEWMVASESLVLENNDYQVVRDVDPGEAVFINLDGEFFSKQCSDNPMLFPCAFEYVYLARPDSIMNGISVYKARLKMGDYLAETIKETINSGDIDVVMPIPDSSRPAAMQVARQLGIEYREGFFKNRYVGRTFIMPGQQKRKKSVRQKLNAMSAEFKNKNVLIVDDSIVRGTTSKEIVQMAKDAGANKVFFTSAAPPVRYPHVYGINMPNRDELIAHNRTISEIADKLEIDNLVYQSVESLRKSIISDSPIKGLEMSCFTGDYVTGTVNQEYLNWVENEYKS; this comes from the coding sequence ATGTGCGGAATAGTTGGAATCGTTTCTTCGAATGATGTAAATCAACAAATTTACGATAGTCTTTTGCTTCTGCAGCATAGAGGTCAAGACTCAACAGGGATAGCAACAATGGAAAATACTGTTTTCCATATACATAAGGTTAAAGGTCAGGTTAATACTGCTTATAGAACTAGAGATATGAGGAATTTAATTGGCAAAATTGGATTGGGTCATGTTAGGTATGCAACTAAGGGATCAGCAGAAAGTGTAGAAGAAGCACAGCCTTTTTATGTTAATGCTCCTTATGGAATTGTTTTGATACATAACGGAAATTTGACTAATACCAGAGATTTAGAAAAACAGTTATTTAATGTGGACAAGCGGCATACAAATTCTTCAAGTGATACTGAAATGTTGTTAAATGTATTTGCGACAGAATTACAAGAACAAATTCATAATCAAGAATTAGAACCTGATATTATTTTTAGTGCGGTCAAATCTTTACATAAAAGAATTCAGGGATCATATGCTTCAATTGCATTAATTTCAGGACATGGTTTATTGGCATTTAGAGATCCTTTTGGGATAAGGCCTTTAGTCATAGGGAAAAGACTTTCCTTAACCACAAAAAAAGAAGAATGGATGGTTGCAAGCGAATCTTTAGTACTTGAGAATAATGATTATCAAGTAGTGAGAGATGTAGATCCAGGAGAAGCTGTTTTTATAAATCTTGATGGGGAGTTTTTCTCTAAGCAATGTTCTGATAATCCCATGCTATTTCCCTGTGCTTTTGAATATGTTTACTTAGCAAGGCCAGATTCAATTATGAATGGAATTTCCGTTTATAAAGCTCGTTTAAAGATGGGAGATTATTTAGCAGAAACAATAAAAGAAACAATTAATTCTGGAGATATTGATGTAGTTATGCCTATTCCTGATTCTTCTCGACCTGCGGCAATGCAAGTTGCAAGACAGTTAGGGATAGAATATAGGGAAGGTTTTTTTAAAAATAGATATGTTGGCAGAACATTTATAATGCCTGGTCAGCAGAAACGTAAGAAATCTGTAAGGCAAAAATTAAATGCTATGAGTGCAGAGTTTAAAAATAAAAATGTATTAATTGTTGATGACTCGATAGTAAGAGGTACTACTTCAAAAGAAATTGTGCAGATGGCTAAAGATGCAGGAGCAAACAAAGTTTTTTTTACATCAGCAGCTCCTCCTGTTCGTTATCCTCACGTTTATGGAATTAATATGCCTAATAGAGATGAATTAATAGCACATAATAGGACAATAAGTGAAATCGCCGATAAACTTGAAATTGATAATCTTGTTTATCAAAGTGTTGAAAGTTTGCGTAAATCTATAATTAGTGATTCTCCTATTAAAGGTTTAGAGATGAGTTGTTTCACTGGTGATTATGTAACTGGAACAGTAAATCAAGAATACTTAAATTGGGTTGAAAATGAATATAAATCTTAG
- a CDS encoding DNA gyrase/topoisomerase IV subunit A, translating into MDKKNFTSISLQEEMQRSYLEYAMSVIVGRALPDARDGLKPVQRRIIFAMYELGLTPDKPFRKCARVVGDVLGKYHPHGDQAVYDALVKLVQNFSTKYPTLDGHGNFGSIDNDPPAAMRYTETRLAPIAHKGFLEEIGSETVNFSNNFDGSQKEPDVLPAQLPFLLLNGSTGIAVGMATNIPPHNLGEIVDGLVTLVKNKDISDKKLFNIIKGPDFPTGGELIYSRAIEELYQTGKGSITIRGVINTEEVNLGKGKHKKNAIIIKELPYQINKAGWIEKLAELVNAGKIIGISDIRDESDRDGMRIVIELKKDSNSELVISNLYKKTTLQTNFGAIFLALIKGKPVQLNLKKYLNYFLEFREETIRKRTFYFLKNTLDKLEISEGLSKATKDIKKVIAIIEESENSVQARSKLVEKFFLSEKQANSVLDMPLKKLTNLEKNQIDNEIKNLAEKKNYFQKLLNERELLLKLLIEELLILKKKYNVIRKTKIIKNLNQNEELETLNNQILEDFINKKTKLYIDNRLYLKRMILSNYKKSFEGVNKIIDNKNIQKFICNIEKNTKLIGITNTGRVFNIDWESSINKDYKLDNKILGNIHPSEIINFHSIKKETRNYLCILNSDGRFKKVLFDKDMIKSNRSFTITKLKNNLKTVDSFISNESKNLIILTSIGRIFKFNLSNKFLTATSKQSKGLIIAKLLPTEKIVSCCTFHDGENIFLISKQGKIFCINSNEIYCSNEYSLGYLNEKTQLKNDYFLKIMASNHYLDIETNKNKSARLDLNKINFKSNKSNFLIDFLKIDNDEYLENCFRLENFLN; encoded by the coding sequence ATGGATAAGAAAAATTTCACTTCCATATCACTTCAAGAAGAAATGCAACGTTCTTATTTGGAGTATGCAATGAGCGTAATAGTTGGACGTGCTTTGCCTGATGCAAGAGACGGTCTTAAACCTGTACAAAGAAGAATCATATTTGCAATGTACGAATTAGGTTTAACTCCTGATAAACCATTTAGGAAGTGTGCAAGAGTTGTTGGAGATGTACTTGGAAAGTACCATCCTCACGGAGATCAAGCGGTATATGATGCATTAGTAAAACTAGTACAAAATTTTTCAACTAAGTATCCTACTCTTGACGGTCATGGAAATTTTGGATCTATCGATAATGATCCGCCGGCAGCAATGAGATATACTGAGACCAGATTAGCTCCAATAGCTCATAAAGGATTTCTTGAAGAAATTGGATCAGAAACAGTAAACTTTTCAAATAACTTTGACGGTTCTCAAAAAGAACCAGATGTTCTTCCAGCCCAACTTCCATTTTTATTATTGAACGGCTCAACAGGTATTGCTGTTGGCATGGCAACAAATATTCCGCCTCACAACCTAGGTGAAATTGTTGATGGCTTAGTTACCTTAGTTAAAAATAAAGATATTAGTGATAAAAAACTTTTTAACATTATCAAAGGACCTGATTTTCCTACAGGAGGAGAATTAATTTATAGTCGTGCAATAGAAGAACTTTATCAAACTGGAAAAGGATCCATAACGATAAGAGGGGTTATAAATACGGAAGAGGTAAATTTGGGCAAAGGGAAACATAAAAAGAATGCAATAATCATTAAGGAACTTCCTTACCAAATTAATAAAGCAGGTTGGATTGAAAAACTCGCAGAACTTGTAAATGCAGGCAAAATTATTGGAATTTCTGATATTAGGGATGAAAGCGACAGAGATGGAATGAGAATTGTAATAGAACTAAAAAAAGATTCTAATTCTGAACTTGTTATTTCTAATTTATATAAAAAAACAACTCTACAAACAAACTTTGGCGCAATATTCTTAGCTTTAATTAAAGGGAAGCCTGTACAACTAAATCTTAAAAAATATCTTAACTATTTTCTTGAATTTAGAGAAGAAACAATTAGAAAAAGAACTTTTTATTTTCTAAAAAACACCCTTGATAAACTAGAAATATCAGAAGGTTTATCTAAAGCTACAAAAGACATAAAAAAAGTTATCGCAATTATTGAAGAATCAGAAAATTCTGTGCAGGCTAGATCAAAATTAGTAGAAAAATTTTTTTTAAGTGAAAAACAGGCAAATTCAGTTTTAGATATGCCACTAAAAAAATTAACAAATCTAGAAAAAAATCAAATTGATAATGAAATAAAAAATTTAGCAGAAAAAAAGAATTATTTTCAAAAATTATTGAACGAAAGAGAATTATTACTTAAATTACTCATAGAAGAATTATTAATATTAAAGAAAAAATATAATGTTATACGTAAAACAAAAATAATTAAAAATTTAAATCAAAATGAAGAATTAGAAACTCTTAATAATCAGATATTAGAAGACTTTATAAATAAAAAAACAAAATTATACATAGACAATAGACTTTATTTAAAAAGGATGATTTTAAGTAATTACAAGAAATCATTTGAGGGTGTAAATAAAATTATAGATAATAAAAATATTCAAAAATTTATATGTAATATTGAAAAAAATACAAAATTAATAGGAATCACAAATACGGGAAGAGTATTTAACATTGATTGGGAATCAAGTATTAATAAAGACTATAAATTAGATAATAAAATTCTTGGAAATATTCATCCAAGTGAAATAATAAATTTTCATTCAATTAAAAAAGAAACTAGAAATTATTTATGCATATTAAATTCGGATGGAAGATTTAAAAAAGTTTTATTTGATAAAGATATGATTAAAAGCAATAGATCTTTCACTATTACAAAATTAAAAAATAATTTAAAAACAGTTGATTCTTTTATTTCTAATGAAAGCAAAAATTTAATAATATTAACCTCAATAGGAAGAATTTTTAAATTTAATTTATCAAATAAATTTCTAACGGCAACTTCTAAACAATCCAAAGGATTAATAATTGCAAAGCTTTTACCAACTGAAAAAATCGTTTCCTGTTGTACATTTCATGATGGAGAAAATATTTTTTTAATTTCTAAACAAGGAAAAATCTTCTGCATAAATAGTAATGAAATTTACTGCTCAAATGAATACAGTTTGGGATATTTGAACGAAAAAACCCAACTTAAAAACGATTACTTCCTAAAAATAATGGCAAGCAACCATTACCTTGATATTGAAACTAATAAAAATAAATCTGCAAGATTAGACTTAAATAAAATAAATTTCAAATCCAATAAATCAAACTTTTTAATTGATTTTTTAAAAATAGATAATGATGAATACCTTGAAAATTGTTTCCGACTTGAAAACTTTCTCAACTAA
- a CDS encoding tetratricopeptide repeat protein yields the protein MKKFLKKTIWIFLISFYFFQIEIVRAIIPYYYFPTIKNLQKQSLYIGKNAYQLLYFGQYEDSLNLAKLAVKINSKDEKLWLILAEAQIANKKYKNALNSLNKAEQINSSISEIYFAKSNVYLKISQRTKAKSALEKGIKIEPNNHKAIFQLGNILLMEKNYLEAIKLFDKSIKIKPDFWQAINNQGLAYFERNNINLSIKLFENAISIEENAEPLLGLASCINIHNNKLAIQLAKKALSKDPKYVNYDYRKEQLWGEKLQASTEILLQNEQLKKDVILAKSKINQSS from the coding sequence ATGAAGAAGTTTTTAAAAAAAACAATCTGGATATTCTTGATCTCTTTTTACTTTTTTCAAATAGAAATAGTTCGAGCAATAATTCCCTATTATTATTTCCCAACAATAAAAAATTTACAAAAACAAAGTTTATATATTGGCAAAAATGCATATCAACTACTATATTTTGGTCAATATGAAGACAGCCTTAACTTAGCCAAATTAGCAGTAAAAATAAATTCAAAAGATGAAAAACTATGGTTGATTTTGGCTGAAGCACAAATAGCTAACAAAAAATACAAAAACGCGTTAAATTCTCTAAATAAAGCTGAACAGATCAATTCAAGTATAAGCGAAATATATTTTGCTAAAAGTAATGTTTATCTAAAAATTTCACAACGAACAAAAGCAAAGAGTGCTTTAGAAAAAGGAATAAAGATTGAGCCTAATAATCACAAAGCTATTTTTCAATTAGGAAATATTTTATTAATGGAAAAAAATTATTTGGAAGCTATCAAATTGTTTGATAAATCTATAAAAATCAAACCTGATTTCTGGCAAGCAATCAATAATCAAGGTTTAGCTTATTTCGAGAGAAACAACATAAATCTCTCAATCAAACTTTTTGAAAATGCAATCTCAATTGAGGAAAATGCTGAACCATTACTAGGCCTAGCATCATGTATAAATATCCACAATAATAAATTAGCAATTCAACTAGCAAAAAAAGCTTTGAGTAAAGATCCCAAATATGTCAATTATGATTATAGAAAAGAACAGTTATGGGGAGAAAAATTACAAGCCAGCACAGAAATTCTTTTACAAAATGAACAATTAAAAAAAGATGTAATACTGGCAAAATCCAAAATAAATCAATCATCTTAA